One Chaetodon trifascialis isolate fChaTrf1 chromosome 13, fChaTrf1.hap1, whole genome shotgun sequence DNA segment encodes these proteins:
- the LOC139341601 gene encoding placenta-specific protein 9-like has translation MTGSSSVSSVGLIFLLIGCAAAGPEPDLRPRSVRSSACQEHTNLHNRLDVVEKKVEDTVENLEVELAALLDAIEAPKWRPLLDNTGKTVVDILEDPGQRGRS, from the exons ATGACGggctcctcctccgtctcctcggTCGGACTCATCTTCCTTCTGATTGGCTGCGCTGCAGCAG GACCTGAGCCTGACCTGAGGCCGCGATCGGTGCGTTCAAGTGCCTGTCAAGAGCACACGAACCTTCACAACCGCCTGGATGTAGTGGAGAAG AAAGTGGAGGACACAGTGGAGAATTTGGAGGTTGAGCTGGCTGCTCTCCTGGATGCCATTGAAGCCCCAAAGTGGCGCCCCCTGTTGGATAATACAGGAAAAACAGTTGTGGATATCCTGGAAGACCCTGGGCAGAGAGGCCGGTCTTAA